Within Triticum dicoccoides isolate Atlit2015 ecotype Zavitan unplaced genomic scaffold, WEW_v2.0 scaffold13014, whole genome shotgun sequence, the genomic segment TCCAGCAATAGTTGTGTCCGCCATGGCGACATGGGGTATGTTAAGAGCATGGTATGGGTGTAAGCGGAAGGCCTCCCGGATGCACGATTTGAGATAGTTTAGCTGAGGAATGTCAGACTCCTGCACTAGTCTATCTTTACCAACGACAACATCAAGTTCCTcggttgctttttgcatgatctctGGCAAGTTCATCATCTCAGCGAGTGCCCACTCAACCGCATTAGATGGGTTATCGACTGCTGCAAACATCATTTCCTACATCCATAAATGTGAGAATAAATAAAGTAATAAGTACAACGCAACAGAAAAGGTCAATACATGTATAATATGGCTCAAAGAACAATGAATGAACTTTCTATTGAGCTTAAGGTGACATACTAACCGCTGTTTGTGCTCTATTTTCTTGTAGGGACAGCAATGGCTGTCCCTCTGCATCTTTAAGATGAACCAGGACATCCAAAAAGTCTCTTGCCTCTTTCTTTTCACCACATTTCTCAAGAGTGGATGACCTTTCGCGGATCCGCTCCTCTATAATGGGATCATGCAACCGGTTGAGTGTTTGCATGGCATCCTTGGAAACCTTTTCATGGCCATCCAGGTCGAGGCCTACGAGGGCTGGGAAGTAGTCGGACATGCAGAAGCTGTAGAGATGGTTAAGAGCCATGAAGAGAGCGGCAACATGTGCCACCTCATCATGTCCAGGCCCACTAGTGGATGAAGCTGGTAGGTCACTGAAGTATCTTTTACCAAACACAAGCCTTCTTATCATGTTGCCAACGAAGTGTTGGGTTACatgacggacgttgacaatgttgcCTGGACATGCCATGTCGCTGCAGTGAGTTTTATTAATGTACCTCACAAGGTGGTCATACTCCTCTTTCCGAAGGTGGTGGAGCTTTCGCTCCATGGACGAGGCGAGGATCTCAACAGTGAGGACGCGCCTCATCTTCTTCCACTGGTCTCCGTGCGGTGAGAAGATGGAGCCCTTGTACCCGAAGCTGAATATGCCTGAGGCGAAGGTGGTGGGACGGGAGGCAAAAACTTCATCATTTTTTCTTAGTACCTCAGAGGCTATCTGTGGACATGCTACAACAATGACATGAGTAGCTCCGAGACGGAGGCACATGATGTCTGTGTTCATCTCCTTGAGCAGGGCGTGGATCCATCGGAACACCGCCGGCTTGCTCAGAATCACCTGATGCATGTTACCGATGATGGGCAGCGCCGCAGGCCCCAGGGGCAGCCTGCCTCGTCGCCCCTGTTGCTGCTGGGACAATAGCACTCTTTTATTTTTCAAGAGAAAATACACCAGCATGGTGGCCATGATAACCAGAGTACCAAGAGCCATATTGCATGAGCTGGTCAGGGTGTTGTATGAAGTAGGATAGAAGGCAATTTGTGGGACTGATCCGTAATGGACAGATGTTTTAACAGTTGTGTTTGAAGACACTCTTGCTTTTGGTGCATCTTAGCTGGTTAGTTCTGCGGGTATTTATAGGACAGCCGGGGAGCCAGCATCCTTACGTACATAATAATTATTTAATCAGTTAGTGACTCCTTTCATTGCCCCAGGTGGCCACATATACTATTCATGTCGCCTCATGCAAGTTCAATGCATTCTGGAGGGTCCACATTCTTTTGGTTGGACAAATTGATAGAGAGCAAATTAAGTGAATGCTGGCCACTCACTTGGAGACGTTCTTCACTTGATCATCTCCATGAGCTCCTCCAATTGACATATTCAGGGAAGGCCTTTGCTGAGCTAGGTCACATGGAGTCTTTCGTTCATTCAGACTTTGCCTGTGAGAAGGAACCTTAAATTTTTTATGGAAATCCTTCTCATTTAAGAGTGTTATAGGCATATAAAGATTTACGATTCTCCGACCATGATAGATCCTTCATTGACCTCACTTTGACCAGCAACGTGCAGCAACTGACGGCCTCTGatgaggaagagtagggcatgggagacgacGACGCCTCGAGTCCCATGAGCCGGTGTGAGTCCCATGTCCTACTCTACATTGCCGACCACTGCATCAATAGTCCGAGTGGCACTTCCAGCCGCCGAACTAGGGCACGGCGGAGCCGGACAAGCTCCGCTTATGTTTAGGTTTCATGTGCATGTAATTGTATGGATTTGAGGATTACTAGCTAACTGAGGCATCTGGTTGTTGAAACGTCAATTTCATGTCTGACCGATCCCTGTCTATGGAGTTTGAGAGATCAAATTTGTTGTATAtagttgtagatgctctaaatgTTATTTCCTTCGAGCCAAAATAAATGACAGAACTCTGAACTAAGACTATGAAGTAGAGAAATTAAGAACACGGGCTAGCAGAACCCGACAGAAGAAAAATCCTGGAAGTATCATCACTAAAATGTGTTATTCATGGGAGCCAACCGAGGCGACGGTCCTGGCTGCCGTCTCTTGGCCATGCCAAAATTTGGTACGGTGACGCCAGTTCGGTTGTGCGTTGGAATTTGGTACGGTGAAGGCTGGCCGGGTTTCTGTGGGTGTCCGTCGACCCGTACGTTCAATGTCCGCATTTTTGTGGGTGTCCGTCGACCCGTACGTTCACtgtccgggtctattctcatccatACACGGCCTACTAGCTGCAGGTAGCACATGATGCACGAGTGTCCGGATCAATTCTCTTCCACACACGCACTAGCTGCAGGAAACGGCTCATGTTAGTCTCAGTGCTGTGCTTCTATGAGCATGCGGGAGATGTTGACGACTTACCCACGCTCAAACCATTGGTTAACTGGTTATTACACATTCATATTGCTCGCTAATTCACATCCATGTATAGCTCGTGTGATACATGATTGAAGGGCAAAGAATCGGAATCCAATTACCCTTTCTCCTATAGTACTGTCCATCATTCTGACCCCCACCTTCTAGAGTGAACATCACATAGCTAAAGTTTGTTTTCCATTAACCCGCAAAAAGAGAAGTTTGTATTCTTTGGTAAAAATGTATTGCCACTAGTGACTACTCCCTCAgtaataatataagaacgtttttgacactacactattgtcaaaaatgttcttatattatgggacagagggagtagtagagaGTCGGGTGAGAGACGCGAGACGAATGAAGGAGGAGGAAGACAACAGGCTAGGTCAGGCTTGGTTTTGATTCAGGCCTGCTGGCGTGCTTCTAGTCCGCATGCCACTAGTAAGttttgttagggcatctccaacgccgacccacAAAACGGACACCATATCAGTTTGCAGACGGGGACCAGTACGCTAGCAGCATATGTCTGGTTGAATTCCAAATTTTTTTAACGAAGTTGATGAAATTTGATGCAAACTCAAACC encodes:
- the LOC119343499 gene encoding tyrosine N-monooxygenase-like — encoded protein: MALGTLVIMATMLVYFLLKNKRVLLSQQQQGRRGRLPLGPAALPIIGNMHQVILSKPAVFRWIHALLKEMNTDIMCLRLGATHVIVVACPQIASEVLRKNDEVFASRPTTFASGIFSFGYKGSIFSPHGDQWKKMRRVLTVEILASSMERKLHHLRKEEYDHLVRYINKTHCSDMACPGNIVNVRHVTQHFVGNMIRRLVFGKRYFSDLPASSTSGPGHDEVAHVAALFMALNHLYSFCMSDYFPALVGLDLDGHEKVSKDAMQTLNRLHDPIIEERIRERSSTLEKCGEKKEARDFLDVLVHLKDAEGQPLLSLQENRAQTAEMMFAAVDNPSNAVEWALAEMMNLPEIMQKATEELDVVVGKDRLVQESDIPQLNYLKSCIREAFRLHPYHALNIPHVAMADTTIAGYTIPKDSHILLSRLGLGRNPKIWTEPLEFQPERHLNTANVLLTDPGLRFISFSSGRRGCPGISLGTSMTMMLFARMLQGFTWTKPPGVKSTSLQERNAGLTLAEPLVLQATPRLAAHLYTIQLNRFSVRVLIYVSIKCIWN